One genomic window of Candidatus Thermoplasmatota archaeon includes the following:
- a CDS encoding molybdenum cofactor biosynthesis protein, whose translation MRPIKRLIQMEEALALAKGHAVPMTRTESVSMLDAAGRVAAEEVVSRISVPPFSRSAMDGYAVRAEDTYGASKLGPVRLRRFEVIYAGSVPKRTVGKGQCGEIATGAMLPKGADAVVMVEDTESDGEVVLVYSPVHPGQNVSKKGEDIKPGTKVVSKGDLLNPSKIGALAALGKKGVRVFSKPVVAVIPTGNEIAELGRPLKPGQVYNINSYTLSSVIHANGCDVLTLDIVSDHLADLEQVVRDNSECDMLVFSGGSSVGERDIMLDVLEGNGKVVFHGVAIKPGKPTLFGVIGRQLVFGMPGYPTACLSNAYMLLAPVLRKMARLPDKSQESVEAKMAKRVVSTTGRTQFLTVKLENGVAHPAFKESGAITSMAFADGYVVIPADVDLLEKDETVRVYLL comes from the coding sequence AGTGGCCGCGGAAGAAGTGGTTTCGCGCATTAGCGTTCCGCCGTTCTCAAGATCCGCCATGGACGGTTACGCAGTGCGCGCTGAGGATACCTACGGGGCGTCCAAGCTCGGCCCGGTCAGACTCAGGAGATTTGAGGTGATCTACGCCGGATCAGTTCCCAAGAGGACTGTTGGAAAGGGTCAATGTGGGGAGATCGCCACTGGTGCAATGCTACCAAAGGGGGCTGATGCAGTCGTCATGGTGGAGGACACGGAATCCGATGGTGAAGTCGTTCTCGTCTACTCGCCAGTCCACCCGGGCCAGAATGTGTCGAAGAAGGGCGAGGATATCAAGCCAGGGACGAAGGTAGTCTCAAAGGGAGATCTGTTGAATCCGAGCAAGATAGGCGCATTGGCCGCTCTCGGGAAGAAGGGCGTCAGAGTGTTCTCAAAACCAGTTGTTGCCGTCATTCCAACCGGAAATGAGATAGCCGAACTCGGCAGACCTCTGAAACCCGGGCAGGTGTACAACATAAACAGCTACACTCTGTCAAGCGTCATACATGCGAATGGCTGCGATGTCTTGACCTTGGACATCGTTAGCGACCATCTTGCGGATCTGGAACAAGTGGTCAGGGACAACTCCGAATGCGACATGCTCGTGTTCTCTGGCGGCAGCTCTGTTGGAGAGCGAGATATCATGCTCGATGTCCTCGAGGGGAACGGAAAGGTGGTCTTCCATGGAGTAGCGATCAAGCCGGGAAAGCCTACTCTGTTCGGCGTGATCGGGAGACAGCTCGTCTTCGGTATGCCAGGCTATCCCACCGCTTGCCTGTCAAACGCATACATGTTGCTCGCTCCTGTCCTGAGGAAGATGGCCAGGTTGCCTGACAAGTCACAGGAGTCTGTCGAGGCCAAGATGGCGAAACGAGTCGTCTCTACAACTGGCAGAACTCAGTTCCTGACCGTGAAGCTCGAGAATGGTGTCGCTCATCCCGCCTTCAAGGAGTCGGGGGCAATCACCAGCATGGCGTTCGCAGACGGCTACGTAGTGATTCCGGCGGATGTGGATCTCTTGGAGAAGGACGAGACCGTCAGGGTCTACCTCCTGTGA
- a CDS encoding GNAT family N-acetyltransferase codes for MGREDIQHALSLINVEGWNYTSEEIERMLNLDPGGSFLYGDKPPLAVVTCVTYGRTGVIGHLVVSQSARGQKIGRAMLQKAIDYCDSQGVDSILLYATDEGAMLYEKFGFRTLRRTHCTCANTTEGAASRNGPVCELVKPDDLEEILEIDSRLFGDDRSKLMRMLLSEYPQHSYKLERDGKIVGFALGRGTSLGFDFGPWVCLTGDITDAESLFNATMSSFGAGTVFLGVFTDNPRAMEIADRMEKIRTWETRLMISGKDRYSSHIEHVFGVAAFELG; via the coding sequence ATGGGGCGCGAGGATATTCAACACGCTCTGTCATTGATAAACGTCGAGGGATGGAACTATACGAGCGAGGAGATTGAGCGGATGCTCAATCTGGATCCTGGCGGGAGCTTCCTGTACGGGGACAAACCGCCCCTGGCGGTGGTGACGTGCGTGACCTACGGTCGGACAGGCGTGATAGGACACCTGGTCGTCTCACAATCGGCCCGCGGGCAGAAGATAGGGCGAGCCATGCTTCAGAAGGCCATTGACTATTGCGACAGTCAGGGGGTGGATTCAATCCTTCTCTATGCGACCGACGAAGGCGCGATGCTGTACGAGAAATTCGGTTTCAGGACCCTCAGGCGTACACACTGCACATGCGCTAACACAACCGAAGGGGCTGCGTCGCGCAATGGTCCCGTTTGTGAACTTGTCAAGCCAGATGACCTGGAGGAGATCCTGGAGATTGATAGCAGACTGTTCGGCGATGATAGAAGCAAGCTCATGAGAATGCTCCTCTCGGAGTACCCGCAACACTCGTACAAGCTCGAACGCGACGGAAAGATCGTCGGCTTCGCCCTCGGAAGAGGCACTTCGCTAGGTTTTGACTTCGGACCCTGGGTATGCCTGACAGGAGACATAACGGATGCTGAGTCGCTTTTCAACGCCACAATGTCCTCATTCGGCGCTGGCACGGTCTTCCTCGGAGTCTTCACAGACAACCCCCGGGCCATGGAGATAGCGGACAGGATGGAGAAGATAAGAACCTGGGAAACGAGGCTTATGATAAGCGGAAAGGACCGTTATTCATCCCACATCGAGCACGTCTTCGGCGTGGCGGCCTTCGAACTCGGCTGA
- a CDS encoding GNAT family N-acetyltransferase, producing MSGTKGKIHIRPLKVTELEAMKRVWTAAGLPYKPGGRDSPQRLVKQLKDKPTLFIGAFSDGKLVGVSLCSDDGRKGWINRLAVLPEFTGKGIATSLITQSEKALRRRGIHIFCIHIEGDNGDSMRLFEKAGYHRETDIFYYTKRERDTY from the coding sequence ATGAGCGGGACTAAGGGCAAGATCCACATCCGACCTTTGAAGGTGACGGAGCTTGAGGCCATGAAACGAGTCTGGACTGCGGCAGGCTTGCCCTACAAGCCCGGGGGACGTGACAGTCCCCAGAGGCTCGTCAAGCAGTTGAAGGACAAACCCACTCTCTTCATCGGGGCCTTCTCAGATGGAAAGCTCGTAGGTGTATCCCTGTGCAGTGACGATGGCAGGAAGGGGTGGATAAACCGTCTGGCGGTCCTCCCGGAGTTCACGGGAAAAGGGATCGCGACATCGCTCATCACTCAGTCGGAGAAGGCGTTGAGGAGGAGAGGCATACACATCTTCTGCATCCACATAGAAGGAGACAACGGGGATTCGATGCGCCTCTTCGAGAAGGCCGGGTATCACCGGGAAACGGACATCTTCTACTACACCAAACGAGAGAGAGACACCTACTGA